From Clostridiales bacterium, the proteins below share one genomic window:
- the pyrF gene encoding orotidine-5'-phosphate decarboxylase, with amino-acid sequence MRDAIIVALDTDAHTALTLARTLRGHVQWLKVGMTLYYAEGPDIIVRLQAMGFRIFLDLKLHDIPHQVEGAARQIARLGVAMFTVHASGGQMMLEAAVRGACEGSGECGIDTPDVLAVTVLTSMDAATLASTGVMCSPREQVVRLLSIARDAGVQGVVCSPHEAASARAAIGPEGLVVTPGVRLPGGDPGDQKRVATPVEALRAGASHIVIGRPVTGAPNPVTVVHEMISSTES; translated from the coding sequence GTGCGTGACGCGATCATCGTCGCACTCGACACAGACGCCCACACGGCGCTCACGCTTGCGCGTACTTTGCGTGGGCACGTCCAGTGGCTCAAAGTGGGGATGACCCTGTACTACGCGGAAGGCCCGGATATCATCGTCCGCCTCCAGGCGATGGGGTTCCGGATATTTCTCGACCTCAAGTTGCACGACATCCCGCACCAGGTTGAAGGCGCCGCACGTCAGATAGCCCGTTTGGGTGTGGCCATGTTCACGGTTCACGCTTCGGGTGGACAGATGATGCTTGAGGCGGCGGTTCGAGGGGCGTGCGAGGGGAGTGGTGAGTGCGGTATCGATACGCCAGACGTGCTCGCGGTCACGGTGCTCACCAGCATGGATGCTGCGACGTTAGCGTCCACGGGGGTCATGTGCTCTCCCCGCGAACAGGTCGTCCGTCTTCTGTCGATCGCGCGCGATGCGGGTGTGCAGGGGGTGGTGTGCTCGCCGCACGAGGCGGCCTCAGCCCGGGCCGCGATCGGTCCGGAAGGGCTCGTGGTGACGCCGGGTGTCCGATTGCCGGGAGGCGACCCGGGAGATCAGAAGCGGGTGGCCACTCCGGTCGAGGCGCTTCGAGCGGGCGCGTCACACATCGTGATCGGGCGACCCGTCACGGGCGCCCCCAATCCGGTCACAGTCGTGCATGAGATGATCTCCAGCACCGAGAGCTAA
- the pyrE gene encoding orotate phosphoribosyltransferase, translating to MSELDVRAALEEAGAILRGHFQLTSGRHSDTYVQCARILEDPALTTRLAATAAARVADREIDLVASPAVGGIVIGFAVAQALGVKFIFSERVEGKMQFRRSFDVPAGTRVLIVEDVVTTGGSVAEVAACVRACGGVVAGVVSIIDRGGEKAFSDELIPLLRLEVESWEPDECSYCACGSPIDAPGSRGLT from the coding sequence ATGAGTGAACTCGATGTACGTGCGGCCTTGGAAGAAGCCGGCGCCATCCTGCGGGGTCATTTCCAGCTAACGAGCGGCCGCCACTCCGATACCTACGTGCAGTGCGCGCGCATTCTTGAAGATCCCGCGCTCACCACACGGCTCGCGGCGACTGCCGCAGCGCGTGTCGCTGATCGTGAGATCGATCTCGTCGCTTCGCCCGCGGTGGGAGGCATCGTAATCGGATTCGCTGTCGCGCAAGCCCTCGGGGTCAAGTTTATCTTCAGCGAACGCGTCGAAGGCAAGATGCAGTTCCGGCGGTCGTTCGATGTACCTGCTGGAACCCGGGTACTTATCGTAGAAGACGTGGTCACGACGGGTGGATCCGTTGCCGAGGTGGCCGCTTGCGTCCGGGCTTGCGGAGGCGTTGTCGCTGGCGTTGTGTCGATCATTGACAGGGGTGGCGAGAAGGCGTTTAGCGATGAACTCATCCCTCTGTTGAGACTTGAGGTCGAGTCTTGGGAGCCTGATGAGTGTAGCTACTGCGCCTGCGGATCCCCGATCGATGCGCCCGGCAGCCGCGGGTTGACGTAG
- a CDS encoding integration host factor: MALPNLSPEDRQAALKKAAEARQKRAELRAKIKAGSLSFADVMAKSDDPIVARMKVSTLLESLPGYGKAKASKIMGDLEISESRRIQGLGARQREALMEKLG; this comes from the coding sequence ATGGCACTTCCCAATCTGTCGCCCGAGGATCGCCAGGCGGCCCTGAAGAAAGCTGCCGAGGCCCGGCAGAAGCGAGCCGAGCTCCGCGCGAAGATCAAGGCAGGCTCGTTGTCTTTCGCCGACGTGATGGCCAAGTCGGACGATCCGATCGTCGCCCGCATGAAGGTATCGACGCTTCTCGAGAGCCTTCCCGGCTACGGCAAGGCCAAGGCCTCAAAAATCATGGGCGACCTGGAGATTTCTGAGAGCCGTCGTATCCAGGGTCTCGGAGCCCGTCAGCGCGAGGCGCTCATGGAGAAGCTCGGCTAG
- the gmk gene encoding guanylate kinase — translation MTDVQEEACRHERPGALFIVSGPSGAGKGTLVRALLDRVPGVWLSVSATTRGPRPGEVDGVHYVFLAAEEFDHLVECDGLLEWAEIHGNCYGTPREPVEAHVADGKLVMLEIDPQGAAQVKRAWPESVLVFIEAPSIDVLRDRLIKRGSESPEQIERRLRTAKDELAIAGAYDYVIINDDVEQATDELVAIVTTCARRAHPDRRTESLPW, via the coding sequence CTGACCGATGTTCAAGAAGAGGCCTGCCGGCATGAACGCCCAGGCGCTCTGTTCATAGTGTCCGGTCCCTCTGGGGCCGGTAAGGGAACCCTAGTTCGGGCGTTGCTCGACAGGGTTCCCGGCGTCTGGCTTTCGGTGTCAGCCACTACGCGCGGTCCTCGGCCGGGAGAGGTTGATGGCGTCCACTACGTGTTCCTTGCGGCCGAGGAGTTCGATCACCTTGTCGAGTGTGACGGTTTACTTGAGTGGGCCGAGATCCACGGTAACTGTTACGGCACGCCCCGGGAACCCGTCGAGGCGCATGTCGCTGACGGCAAGCTGGTCATGCTCGAGATCGACCCGCAAGGCGCGGCGCAGGTGAAACGCGCGTGGCCGGAGTCGGTGCTCGTCTTTATCGAAGCGCCGAGTATCGATGTGTTGCGCGACCGGCTTATCAAGCGCGGGAGCGAGTCACCTGAGCAGATCGAGCGGCGGCTGCGCACCGCGAAAGACGAGCTTGCGATTGCGGGCGCCTACGACTATGTGATAATTAATGACGATGTCGAGCAGGCAACAGACGAGCTCGTCGCGATCGTCACCACTTGTGCTCGCCGAGCGCATCCGGACAGAAGGACTGAATCTCTCCCATGGTAA